From the genome of Methanocorpusculum sp., one region includes:
- a CDS encoding pyridoxamine 5'-phosphate oxidase family protein translates to MKDHQLSDEDISYLLENAASGVLATLDADGSPYCVPVHFVYVNRKIYIHGLTTGEKIENICRDPRVSFTVYRMGDFLYSADAKSPCSVNTTYQSVVVKGSAVLVENTQMKREILSAVVKKYTPELACLSMPENAVLHTSMIEITPVICTGKYYP, encoded by the coding sequence ATGAAGGATCATCAGTTATCGGATGAAGACATTTCATACCTTCTGGAAAATGCAGCAAGCGGCGTTCTCGCAACGCTTGATGCAGACGGGAGTCCTTACTGCGTGCCTGTGCATTTTGTGTATGTCAACAGAAAGATCTACATCCATGGTCTGACAACCGGTGAGAAGATCGAAAATATCTGTCGGGACCCGCGGGTAAGTTTTACCGTGTACAGGATGGGAGATTTCCTCTACAGTGCTGACGCAAAATCGCCCTGCAGTGTGAACACAACATATCAAAGCGTTGTGGTGAAAGGTTCGGCCGTCCTCGTGGAAAACACGCAGATGAAGCGGGAAATCCTGAGCGCAGTCGTGAAAAAATACACACCTGAGCTTGCCTGCCTTTCAATGCCGGAGAACGCCGTCCTACATACATCCATGATCGAGATCACGCCCGTGATCTGCACGGGAAAATACTATCCTTAA